The proteins below come from a single Papaver somniferum cultivar HN1 chromosome 11, ASM357369v1, whole genome shotgun sequence genomic window:
- the LOC113320705 gene encoding mediator of RNA polymerase II transcription subunit 21-like has product MDIISQLQEQANTIASLAFNTFGTLQRDAPPVRLSPNYPEPPANTTTETPADIAEQPKLMSAALVKAAKQFDVLVSALPVSEGDEEAQLKRIAELQAENEEVGQELQNQLEAAETELRQVQGLFNEAADNCLNLKKPD; this is encoded by the exons ATGGATATCATATCTCAGCTACAAGAACAAGCGAATACTATTGCATCCCTAGCTTTCAATACTTTTGGAACACTTCAAAGAGATGCGCCACCAGTGAGACTTTCCCCAAATTATCCAGAGCCTCCTGCTAACACTACTACGGAAACCCCAGCTGATATTGCAGAACAACCCAAGCTCATGAGTGCTGCTCTGGTTAAGGCTGCAAAGCAG TTCGACGTATTGGTTTCGGCACTTCCAGTGTCAGAAGGAGATGAGGAAGCTCAATTAAAACGTATAGCTGAACTTCAG GCAGAAAATGAAGAAGTTGGACAAGAACTCCAAAATCAGCTAGAGGCTGCAG AAACAGAATTGAGGCAGGTCCAAGGATTGTTTAACGAAGCAGCAGACAACTGTTTGAATTTGAAAAAACCTGATTAA